The following are encoded in a window of Streptomyces sp. 11x1 genomic DNA:
- the aroB gene encoding 3-dehydroquinate synthase: MSETVTRIQVGGTAGTEPYEVLVGRQLLGELGGLIGNRAKRVAVIHPEALADTGEALRADLAEQGFETVAIQVPNAEEAKTAEVAAYCWKALGQSGFTRTDVIVGVGGGATTDLAGFVAATWLRGVRWIAVPTTVLAMVDAAVGGKTGINTAEGKNLVGAFHPPAGVLCDLAALESLPVNDYVSGLAEIIKAGFIADPVILDLIESDPQAARTPAGPHTSELIERSIRVKAEVVSGDLKESGRREILNYGHTLAHAIEKNERYQWRHGAAVSVGMHFAAELGRLAGRLDDATADRHRTVLESVGLPLTYRYDQWPRLLETMKVDKKSRGDLLRFIVLDGLAKPTVLEGPDPAILLAAYGEVGQ; this comes from the coding sequence ATGAGCGAGACAGTGACCCGTATCCAGGTCGGCGGTACGGCGGGCACCGAGCCGTACGAGGTCCTGGTGGGGCGTCAACTCCTCGGCGAACTGGGTGGGTTGATCGGCAACCGGGCCAAGCGGGTCGCCGTGATCCACCCCGAGGCGCTGGCGGACACCGGGGAGGCGCTGCGCGCGGATCTGGCGGAGCAGGGCTTCGAGACCGTCGCGATCCAGGTGCCGAACGCGGAGGAGGCCAAGACCGCCGAGGTCGCCGCGTACTGCTGGAAGGCGCTCGGCCAGTCCGGGTTCACCCGCACCGATGTCATCGTCGGAGTCGGCGGCGGCGCCACCACGGACCTGGCCGGCTTCGTGGCGGCCACCTGGCTGCGCGGGGTCCGCTGGATCGCCGTCCCCACCACCGTCCTCGCCATGGTGGACGCCGCCGTCGGCGGCAAGACCGGCATCAACACGGCCGAGGGCAAGAATTTGGTGGGCGCTTTCCACCCGCCGGCCGGGGTGCTGTGCGACCTGGCCGCGCTGGAGTCCCTGCCGGTCAACGACTACGTCTCCGGCCTGGCCGAGATCATCAAGGCCGGTTTCATCGCCGACCCGGTGATCCTGGACCTGATCGAGTCCGACCCGCAGGCCGCCCGCACCCCCGCCGGGCCGCACACCTCCGAGCTGATCGAGCGGTCGATCCGGGTCAAGGCCGAGGTCGTCTCCGGCGACCTCAAGGAGTCCGGGCGCCGCGAGATCCTCAACTACGGGCACACCCTGGCCCACGCGATCGAGAAGAACGAGCGCTACCAGTGGCGGCACGGCGCGGCCGTGTCCGTCGGTATGCACTTCGCGGCCGAACTGGGCCGTCTGGCGGGCCGGTTGGACGACGCCACCGCCGACCGCCACCGCACGGTCCTGGAGTCCGTCGGGCTGCCGCTGACCTACCGCTACGACCAGTGGCCGCGGCTGCTGGAGACGATGAAGGTCGACAAGAAGTCCCGGGGCGACCTGCTGCGCTTCATCGTCCTGGACGGTCTGGCCAAGCCCACCGTCCTGGAAGGACCCGACCCGGCGATCCTGC